The following coding sequences lie in one Pan paniscus chromosome X, NHGRI_mPanPan1-v2.0_pri, whole genome shotgun sequence genomic window:
- the DUSP21 gene encoding dual specificity protein phosphatase 21 encodes MTASASSFSSSQGVQQPSIYSFSQITRSLFLSNGVAANNKLLLSSNRITAIVNASVEVVNVFFEGIQYIKVPVTDARDSRLYDFFDPIADLIYTIDMRQGRTLLHCMAGVSRSASLCLAYLMKYHSMSLLDAHTWTKSRRPIIRPNNGFWEQLINYEFKLFNNNTVRMINSPVGNIPDIYEKDLRTMIST; translated from the coding sequence ATGACAGCATCCGCGTCCTCCTTTTCATCATCTCAGGGTGTCCAGCAGCCCTCCATCTACAGCTTCTCCCAAATAACCAGAAGCTTGTTTCTCAGCAATGGTGTGGCCGCCAACAACAAACTCCTTCTGTCCAGCAATCGCATCACCGCCATTGTCAATGCCTCGGTGGAAGTGGTCAACGTATTCTTCGAGGGCATTCAGTACATAAAGGTGCCTGTTACCGATGCTCGTGACTCGCGTCTCTACGACTTTTTTGACCCCATTGCTGATCTTATCTACACCATCGATATGAGGCAGGGCCGCACTCTGCTGCACTGCATGGCTGGAGTGAGCCGTTCCGCCTCACTGTGCCTTGCGTACCTCATGAAATACCACTCCATGTCGCTGCTGGACGCCCATACATGGACCAAGTCGCGCCGCCCCATCATCCGGCCCAACAATGGCTTTTGGGAACAGCTCATCAATTACGAATTCAAGCTGTTTAATAACAACACCGTGCGCATGATCAACTCGCCGGTAGGTAACATCCCTGACATCTATGAGAAGGACCTACGTACGATGATATCAACGTAA